The Trinickia caryophylli genomic sequence GATAATATTGCTCGGTCGCGCGCGTGCTGACGAGGACATCGACGGATCCGTGTGCGAGCAGCAGCTTCCCACCTCGTTGCCGGAAAGCGGAAATATCGGTGCTCGTGTCGAGCTGCGAACTGAGTTCGCCGATACGGTTGGCCCATACGCCGGGCTGCTCGGGATCGAGCGACAGCGAATTGAAGCTCGGATCCCTCGTGACGGAATACTTGATCCACTGATCGGTCAGCACGCTGATGTATGGCGCCGTGGAAGGCATAGGATTCGCCGGCTGCGAGGTGCCCAAGGCGAGGAAGGTCACCACAGGCTCGACGGGGGAACTACGCGTGGTCATGCCGAGATCGGCTCCCCAGACGTTGTATCCGGGGTATTGCGTCTCGCCACTCGCCAGTTGGAAGCGAAAGTGGGTTGACGTATTCATCGTGTTTAACGCTTCGATCTGTGCATCGGACAGGCAACGGTCGCCCGTGTCGCCCCCCTTGGGGCAGCGCAACGGGGCGCCATTCAAAGTGGCGGTGGAGGGATCGAATCGCGCGTTACATCGTTGCTGGTCGCTGATCAGCCCATCGGCCACGCCATCCAGTACGTCGCATGCCTGCATCGCCGCGTCGTACAGTGCTTCGCGTTTGCCGACGGAAAGATAAGCGCCTGGCTTGGCGAGCGCACGATTCATGCGTTGGCCTCCGAGCAGCGCCGCTGCGTCGTCCCAGGCGGGATACCAGGCAATCGCGCCGTTCCAATCCGACGGCCAGCGTTGAATCGCCGCCAACGCTTCGCGTCCGCCAGTCGATCCGCCAGCGAAGTACGCCTTGCGCGGCCCGCGCATATAGCGGGTCTCGATGATTGCAAGAGCGACATCGTGCGTTTTCTTTATCGCGTCGCCGCCGAAATTTCTCAGCGCTTCGTCATTCAAACCAAAGCGGCCGTCCTGCGAACCCAACGCGTTCGCCTGATGGCCCGAGTCGCTGGCAAACGTCGCATAGCCGCGGCCGAGCGGCACCGGTCTGTCGGCCGGACCGTTCGGAACGTTGCCCGCTATGTTGGGAATGGTGCCGTCAAAACCGCCACCGCCGAACATGACGACCTTATCGTTCCATTGCGCGGGCAACGCGATCTTGAACTGAATGTCGGGCGCCGACCGGTCGAGCGGGGATATTTTGCCGGTGACCTCGCAATATTCCGGCAAAGCGGTTGCGCCACTTCCGCTGGCAGCGACCGGCTTGACGGCGGTTACGACCGCACCCGATGTGGGTAAGCCGATTTCGAAGGGGGGCACGATCAAGCCTCGAAGGCGCTCGCAGGCGGCCACTTGGCGTGCATCGGGAGTCGCTGCGATGCTGGATGCCGAGACCGCCGACGCAAGCACAAGCGCGGCGACGCACGCAACTTTCCCAGCGCGAAGGTGAACGCGAATCATGATGTCTCCGTGTTGACAAAAGTTTTCCGCTGCGCGCGCCGTTCGCACTGCCTGCGCTTTGCGCGGCTATAGCGTCATGCCGCCAGAAGCTTCGATTACGGCGCCATTGATATAACTCGCTTCGTCGCTCGCGAGAAACGCATAGATGTTTGCGATTTCTTCCGGCTTGCCCAAGCGCCGTAATGGAACCTGGCTTCTCATTTTCTCGAGCACCGGTTGCGGGACTGTGGCCAGGATCGGCGTATCGATAAAACCCGGGGCGACCGCGTTCACGCGGATGCCTTTGGGACCCAGCTCGCGGCTCCACGTCTTCGTGAATCCAATCACCCCGAACTTGGACGCCGCGTAGTTCGTCTGCCCGTAGTTGCCATGGATTCCCACGACCGAACTTGCGTTGAGAATCACGCCGGCCTCCTGCCTGACCATGCAGTCGAGCACCGCCTGAGTCGAGTGGAAAACGCCGCGCAGGTTCACGTCCATGACTTGTTCGAACTGCTCCACGGTCATGTTTTGCAAGCGCGCATCGCGCGTA encodes the following:
- the fabG gene encoding 3-oxoacyl-ACP reductase FabG, with the translated sequence MRLNGKVAIVTGAGQGIGAAIALKFAREGAAVAVCDLNAEAVKSVAGACREAGAQAVGFTVNVADRDAVKDMSFSVQHRFGRIDVLVNNAGITRDARLQNMTVEQFEQVMDVNLRGVFHSTQAVLDCMVRQEAGVILNASSVVGIHGNYGQTNYAASKFGVIGFTKTWSRELGPKGIRVNAVAPGFIDTPILATVPQPVLEKMRSQVPLRRLGKPEEIANIYAFLASDEASYINGAVIEASGGMTL
- a CDS encoding tannase/feruloyl esterase family alpha/beta hydrolase: MIRVHLRAGKVACVAALVLASAVSASSIAATPDARQVAACERLRGLIVPPFEIGLPTSGAVVTAVKPVAASGSGATALPEYCEVTGKISPLDRSAPDIQFKIALPAQWNDKVVMFGGGGFDGTIPNIAGNVPNGPADRPVPLGRGYATFASDSGHQANALGSQDGRFGLNDEALRNFGGDAIKKTHDVALAIIETRYMRGPRKAYFAGGSTGGREALAAIQRWPSDWNGAIAWYPAWDDAAALLGGQRMNRALAKPGAYLSVGKREALYDAAMQACDVLDGVADGLISDQQRCNARFDPSTATLNGAPLRCPKGGDTGDRCLSDAQIEALNTMNTSTHFRFQLASGETQYPGYNVWGADLGMTTRSSPVEPVVTFLALGTSQPANPMPSTAPYISVLTDQWIKYSVTRDPSFNSLSLDPEQPGVWANRIGELSSQLDTSTDISAFRQRGGKLLLAHGSVDVLVSTRATEQYYRRLQERFGVRRVESFVRFYEIPGMGHAASSTFNATWDSLTALDQWVERGKAPAGQVTTDTAGVPGRTRPLCDYPKWARYEGGDVNQAGSFQCVE